In Bos mutus isolate GX-2022 chromosome 10, NWIPB_WYAK_1.1, whole genome shotgun sequence, a single window of DNA contains:
- the SNX1 gene encoding sorting nexin-1 isoform X3 produces the protein MNPEESKPQSPKRIASLLPINSGSKENGIHEEQDQEPQDLFADATVELSLDSTQNNQKKVPAKTLISLPPQEATNSSKPQPSYEELEEEEQEDQFDLTVGITDPEKIGDGMNAYVAYKVTTQTSLPMFRSKHFAVKRRFSDFLGLYEKLSEKHSQNGFIVPPPPEKSLIGMTKVKVGKEDSSSAEFLEKRRAALERYLQRIVNHPTMLQDPDVREFLEKEELPRAVGTQTLSGAGLLKMFNKATDAVSKMTIKMNESDIWFEEKLQEVECEEQRLRKLHAVVETLVNHRKELALNTAQFAKSLAMLGSSEDNTALSRALSQLAEVEEKIEQLHQEQANNDFFLLAELLSDYIRLLAIVRAAFDQRMKTWQRWQDAQTTLQKKREAEARLLWANKPDKLQQAKDEIVEWESRVTQYERDFERISTVVRKEVIRFEKEKSRDFRNHVIKYLETLLYSQQQLAKYWEAFLPEAKAIS, from the exons agTAAGCCCCAGTCTCCAAAGAGAATTGCTTCCCTTCTTCCCATCAACAGTGGCTCCAAAGAAAATGGGATTCATGAGGAACAAGATCAAGAGCCACAGGATCTCTTTGCAG ATGCCACAGTGGAGCTATCCCTGGACAGCACACAAAATAATCAGAAGAAGGTGCCAGCCAAAACACTCATTTCTCTTCCTCCACAGGAGGCCACAAATTCTTCTAAGCCCCAGCCAAGCTATGAGGAG ctAGAGGAAGAAGAACAGGAAGACCAATTTGATTTGACAGTCGGTATAACTGATCCTGAGAAGATAG GGGACGGTATGAATGCCTATGTGGCCTACAAAGTTACAACACAG ACAAGCTTACCAATGTTCAGAAGTAAACACTTTGCAGTGAAAAGAAGATTTAGTGACTTCTTGGGTCTTTATGAGAAGCTTTCAGAGAAGCACTCCCAGAATGGCTTTATTGTCCCTCCTCCACCTGAGAAGAGCCTAATAG GAATGACAAAAGTAAAAGTTGGAAAGGAAGATTCTTCTTCTGCAGAATTTCTTGAAAAACGGAGGGCTGCTCTAGAAAG GTACCTTCAGAGGATTGTGAATCATCCTACCATGTTACAGGACCCTGATGTCAGAGAGTTCTTGGAAAAAGAAGAG CTGCCACGTGCTGTGGGTACCCAGACATTGAGTGGCGCTGGTCTCCTCAAGATGTTCAACAAAGCTACAGATGCGGTCAGCAAAATGACCATCAAGATGAATGAATCTGACATT TGGTTTGAGGAGAAGCTCCAGGAGGTAGAGTGTGAGGAGCAGCGCTTACGGAAACTGCATGCCGTTGTAGAAACTCTAGTCAACCACAGGAAAG AGCTAGCGCTAAACACAGCCCAGTTTGCCAAGAGTCTCGCCATGCTTGGGAGCTCTGAGGACAACACAGCACTGTCACGGGCTCTCTCCCAGCTGGCTGAGGTGGAAGAAAAGATCGAGCAGCTCCACCAGGAACAGGCCAACAATGACTTCTTCCTCCTCGCGGAGCTCCTGAGTGACTATATTCGCCTCCTGGCCATAGTCCGC GCCGCCTTTGACCAGCGCATGAAGACGTGGCAGCGCTGGCAGGATGCTCAGACCACCCTGCAGAAGAAGCGGGAGGCTGAGGCTCGGCTGCTGTGGGCCAACAAGCCGGACAAGCTGCAGCAGGCCAAGGATGAGATTGTAGAG TGGGAGTCTCGGGTGACTCAGTATGAAAGGGACTTTGAAAGGATTTCAACTGTGGTCCGAAAAGAAGTGATACGGTTTGAG AAAGAGAAATCCAGGGACTTCAGAAACCACGTGATCAAGTACCTCGAGACACTCCTGTATTCACAGCAGCAG CTGGCTAAGTACTGGGAAGCCTTCCTTCCTGAGGCAAAGGCCATCTCCTAA
- the SNX1 gene encoding sorting nexin-1 isoform X2 — protein MASGGGGCNASERLPPPFPGLEPESEGAVGGSEPEAGDSDTEGEDIFTGAAAVSKPQSPKRIASLLPINSGSKENGIHEEQDQEPQDLFADATVELSLDSTQNNQKKVPAKTLISLPPQEATNSSKPQPSYEELEEEEQEDQFDLTVGITDPEKIGDGMNAYVAYKVTTQTSLPMFRSKHFAVKRRFSDFLGLYEKLSEKHSQNGFIVPPPPEKSLIGMTKVKVGKEDSSSAEFLEKRRAALERYLQRIVNHPTMLQDPDVREFLEKEELPRAVGTQTLSGAGLLKMFNKATDAVSKMTIKMNESDIWFEEKLQEVECEEQRLRKLHAVVETLVNHRKELALNTAQFAKSLAMLGSSEDNTALSRALSQLAEVEEKIEQLHQEQANNDFFLLAELLSDYIRLLAIVRAAFDQRMKTWQRWQDAQTTLQKKREAEARLLWANKPDKLQQAKDEIVEWESRVTQYERDFERISTVVRKEVIRFEKEKSRDFRNHVIKYLETLLYSQQQLAKYWEAFLPEAKAIS, from the exons agTAAGCCCCAGTCTCCAAAGAGAATTGCTTCCCTTCTTCCCATCAACAGTGGCTCCAAAGAAAATGGGATTCATGAGGAACAAGATCAAGAGCCACAGGATCTCTTTGCAG ATGCCACAGTGGAGCTATCCCTGGACAGCACACAAAATAATCAGAAGAAGGTGCCAGCCAAAACACTCATTTCTCTTCCTCCACAGGAGGCCACAAATTCTTCTAAGCCCCAGCCAAGCTATGAGGAG ctAGAGGAAGAAGAACAGGAAGACCAATTTGATTTGACAGTCGGTATAACTGATCCTGAGAAGATAG GGGACGGTATGAATGCCTATGTGGCCTACAAAGTTACAACACAG ACAAGCTTACCAATGTTCAGAAGTAAACACTTTGCAGTGAAAAGAAGATTTAGTGACTTCTTGGGTCTTTATGAGAAGCTTTCAGAGAAGCACTCCCAGAATGGCTTTATTGTCCCTCCTCCACCTGAGAAGAGCCTAATAG GAATGACAAAAGTAAAAGTTGGAAAGGAAGATTCTTCTTCTGCAGAATTTCTTGAAAAACGGAGGGCTGCTCTAGAAAG GTACCTTCAGAGGATTGTGAATCATCCTACCATGTTACAGGACCCTGATGTCAGAGAGTTCTTGGAAAAAGAAGAG CTGCCACGTGCTGTGGGTACCCAGACATTGAGTGGCGCTGGTCTCCTCAAGATGTTCAACAAAGCTACAGATGCGGTCAGCAAAATGACCATCAAGATGAATGAATCTGACATT TGGTTTGAGGAGAAGCTCCAGGAGGTAGAGTGTGAGGAGCAGCGCTTACGGAAACTGCATGCCGTTGTAGAAACTCTAGTCAACCACAGGAAAG AGCTAGCGCTAAACACAGCCCAGTTTGCCAAGAGTCTCGCCATGCTTGGGAGCTCTGAGGACAACACAGCACTGTCACGGGCTCTCTCCCAGCTGGCTGAGGTGGAAGAAAAGATCGAGCAGCTCCACCAGGAACAGGCCAACAATGACTTCTTCCTCCTCGCGGAGCTCCTGAGTGACTATATTCGCCTCCTGGCCATAGTCCGC GCCGCCTTTGACCAGCGCATGAAGACGTGGCAGCGCTGGCAGGATGCTCAGACCACCCTGCAGAAGAAGCGGGAGGCTGAGGCTCGGCTGCTGTGGGCCAACAAGCCGGACAAGCTGCAGCAGGCCAAGGATGAGATTGTAGAG TGGGAGTCTCGGGTGACTCAGTATGAAAGGGACTTTGAAAGGATTTCAACTGTGGTCCGAAAAGAAGTGATACGGTTTGAG AAAGAGAAATCCAGGGACTTCAGAAACCACGTGATCAAGTACCTCGAGACACTCCTGTATTCACAGCAGCAG CTGGCTAAGTACTGGGAAGCCTTCCTTCCTGAGGCAAAGGCCATCTCCTAA